Proteins co-encoded in one Thermocrinis sp. genomic window:
- a CDS encoding c-type cytochrome: MAKSKGCFACHDINAKKVGPAFKDVAKREAGKVDYLAQRIKNGGVGEWGNVPMPPQNVTEEEAKLLAQWILSLK; encoded by the coding sequence TTGGCTAAGTCAAAGGGCTGTTTTGCTTGTCATGATATAAACGCAAAGAAGGTAGGACCTGCTTTTAAAGATGTGGCAAAGAGAGAAGCGGGAAAGGTGGATTATTTAGCTCAAAGGATAAAAAACGGTGGAGTGGGAGAGTGGGGGAACGTGCCTATGCCTCCACAGAACGTGACAGAAGAAGAGGCAAAGCTACTGGCTCAGTGGATACTCTCACTTAAATAA